CGAAATTCTTCAATATCATTGAATCAAATGTCAAACTCAAAATCTAAAACCGAATTTTCAATATCAGAAACCGAAAACCAATTCACTAACAACAAAACATGTACACTACATTCAATCTTAGTTCTTAGGTGAAAACTCAAAATCTAACACGAAATTTTCACAATCAAACTCaaaaatctatatatagatgCATGTACCTGGAGGAGGTGTCGATGAGAGTGACGGGAATGCGATCGGGGAAGAAATCGGCGGGGAGGCGAGTGGGAGGGAGGACCGGAGGGACGTTTTCCGGGAAGGATTCGGAGGCGGCGGAGGCGATGAGGCTTGATTTACCGGTTCCTCGGTCGCCGGCGACGACGACTCGGACGACGGAATGGCTGCCGGAGCTGCTTGCGTTTCCGACTGAGCCACCCGCCATTTTTGATTGAAAAGAGAGCGCTTGTGTGTTTGCgtttgtaagagagagagagagagagaggttttaaagtttttaatttttaaatataacaattttgtatgtataatttagaatttttgaaatcaaatgCATGAATGTACTGTATTTGTATGTGTACTGCGCAAGTATATTTGCGTGGAGAGGAAGCTGGGGTTGGGTTTTTGACTTGCGCGTGGGGGAAAGGCAGGCTAAACCGATGGGGTGATAACCAATGTAATGTGATTGGTGCAGttccaacaaaataatagaaaataaatatttgaattatttttttggtaaattaatttGTGTattagtctgataataaaaagttatcatcagAAACGGACGCTATAGgttgaaattttctataaaaaaaaattatttttttggtaatttttgagTTGTGATAAACTAATTATcaatttgtagaatttttgtagaaaattttataatatcttttttttttcttttttttttgtaatcgATGAAACATAAATTTATAAGATATGTGTGAAAAATATAAGTATAGTTACTTAGGtgatattcttctaaaaaaaaatttactagttcttcaattaaattcGATCAAACATATGGCATATTGGCAAATGGACTTGTGCATAAATATAAGTTGTAAGGGTAgattgttgaatttaattggagaacttaaaagttcaaaatttaagaaattgtaCATACGTTTTATCCACTTTTAGGGTATATTTGATTGGGAAAATGGAAGAGTGAGAGGATATAAAATAGAGAGGGATAGAAAAGTAGGAGGTTAAAAGAGATTTTAGTTTTCCTCATTGGTGTTTGGTTGAGAGTGGAAAAGtgaaggaatgaaaagaatgtatttgtataaatttacttatgTCATTGCAACTATTCCTCTCCCTCTATTTTCTTCCCAGTTTGGGGAGATTGAGTTTTGGTGGACTCGAAGAAAAAAATCCAAGCCCCAACAATTTTCTCTCCCCACTCCCCTTCCAAccactttctctcctattttcccttctttattttttcccaTCCTCCCCAAAATCATCCCAACAAAACATACCATTAcggttttgttatttttgatctccaatgctctgtttgtttcaatatTAACATTTCTTGTGACATGCtatatttgtttattagatTTAAGGTGAAGGATGagaaaactatatataaatatatttgtttggcaTGACCTTTGGCATCCCATTGGGGTTTTTTGGTCAAAGATATGGCTTATGTGTCATGTACGATGTTGCAAGTAATTATGAAGCCAGTAATTATGAAGCAAAAGTGGATTATGTGTTGAAAGATAGGACAAGAAATTGGAGGTCTGCTAGATTTGATGCCCTTGTAACTATTTAGGCTTTAGAGTTAACTATTCCTCATTGAGCTTCAAGATGAGGATAAGGCTTTTTGGAAATTTACTAAATCTGGGAAGTTATGTGGTGGAAATTGCATAGGTCGGATTTAACTATTCCAAAGCATTCATTTATTGGCTAGTAAGTTATAAATAACAAGTTGTTCACACGAGATAGAATGGGTCAAATGGGGGTACTTAGGTAATAACTTATgcattttttgtataaattgtcTTGAAAGTAGAGATATCTTTTCTTTGAATGTTCTTTCACGAAAAGAGCTTGGGATGATATGAGgaagttggggggggggggggggggacccGATTGCTTGGGGGCTTAGCAAGTTAAAAGGGAAGGGCTAAGAGTAATAACCTGCAAACTTACTTGGTGGTTAATGGTCCACCACATTTGGCTGTAAAGGAATGGCATAGTTCATGAAGAAAGAATTTGGAGTAGAAAGTAGCAAAAGAGAAGCATCATTATGGATGTTAAAGTTAAGTTGGGGTTTCAAACCAAGTtcaagaagttttttttttttgagaaaccagttCAAGAAGTTAGTTTTGAATGTTACCATATATTGTAATTGGGAGATTGACCCAAGTAgtatttaaatttgattttggaacTCCTACTAAAGTGCTATTATGTTGTGCATCAGTGCATATGCTGCTGCACTGACGTGCTGGTTTGGATGCTTTATGGATGTGTTGTTTAGTTGCTAGTACTTTTTGCTTTGCTATTTGCCCTgacttgttttggttttgtagtTAGATTTTCCCAATGCTGGTTTCTTCCCTTCTCTAGTTCTAAGGTTTTCCCTACGTACTATGCTTTGTTTCAATGAATAtaagctaaataaaaaaatattaatatgttatgaaaaattaatcattttccaaaaaacatttttctaaaaaactattttatttttctatgtttggtAACGGCCTTAAAATGAATTGGAAAACTATATTTTGATTTCCTTAATTTAGTTTCACATGAGATAAGttgttttctataaaattttagcATAAAACAACCATATCTCATACTAAACTAAATAAAGGAAGGTAAAAGAtagttttattttgattaatttttattcGATACTACCAAATACatgaaaatgtggaaaactataTTCATATAAGGTTTTCCATTAAAACAATTAGAGCTCAAGTTTTTTTACCAAAGTCATAAGCAAAAGGACTTAATGGTTACCGATGAACCTTGCCATCAAATTAACCATTAACCATTAAcacctttctcaaaaaaaataaaaataaaataaaaaaccattaacacgttatttatatttttaattaaaaatttatatactattttaaagtaatattaagaatatgcattatttttatataatatttttcacaatttttaaagtcatcaaattttttttttttgaaaccattAAAGTCATCAATTGATATTGAAgttaagttaaaaaataaataaaaaaataaaccataaaaaaaccctttttgagaaggaaaaaaaaaaaatatttaagggtTTGACAGAAAGAATTTATAATAGAatggaaatttttattaaatacaaatactaaaaaaatagtaataataataataataagaacacACTTTACAAGTGATAGTACACAGAGAGACCAAACAGAAGTGACTGTGTTTACTTTGATAAGAAGAACAAAAATGTTGCTTCGTTCCATACGTTTCCGTGCAACCCTGGCTTGCGCCGCCCGCCGCTTCTCGGCGCAAGCTGCAGCAGCAGTAGCAGCGGCGGTGGAGAAAAaagccgccgccgccgccgccgccgccgcctcAACGAAAAGCTCGGGCGATGGCAGAGACACACTGGGTAGGAGGCTTATGAGTCTGGTGTACGCAAAACGCAGCGCCGTCATCGCCATTCGGAAATGGAAAGAAGAAGGCCACACTGTTCGCAAGTACGATCTCAACCGCATCGTCCGTCAGCTCCGCAAGCTCAGGCGTTACAAACACGCCCTCGAGGTCACTCTCTTTATTTGTGGTTTAGATATTTGAATTCTGTAAAGTGAATTTAGATGTTgttgttcatttttttggttagaaatggAGTTGGGAGGTTTATATAAAgatgggttttttatttattgggttGGGGTTATGggtaaaaattttgattttgaagttGTGAAATAGTGAGTGTGAGTGTGAATGTGCATGTGTGGGTATTGGTATGTGGTAATGGGGTTGGGTTTTATTTCTTGTGGATTGTTAATTTTTGAGAATTGAATTCCATGTTTGATGGTTGGTAGCATTTGGTTTATGGGTTGAAGGGTTTGATTTAGTGTGGTATTATGAAATATGAATTCGGGTTAACAGTGAGTATGACTTCGGATAGAATATAATGATGGAAAAAAACATACATGTGGCCAACCCTGACTAGTCTGGTGTCCAGCTTTTATTGTGTAAAGTTAGGAGTTGTAAAGGAGAGAAGTTGGGGTGTAGTGGTATGAAGAAAAATGAGGTGGTTCTAATGTAGTTGTGTGCAAAAGGGTTTGAGAATTATGttataggttttggttccttTGTTGGTTAGGATTAGTGAAATGAGAAATACGCAAACTAGTTAATGTGTGAGCTGCGATGTGTATGTCATCCCTTAAAGATAAAAGGGCTCGTAGAGAAAGCTAATAGGGTTCGTTAATATTGCACTACAGGTCTGCAGATGCACTCAAGCTAGCTGCATATGCTGGAAGTTTTTGAGAACAACAGCACATTCTTGATTTTGTGCTACCCTCACAGAAGCTTCATTTGCACATTTGCACTCTCATATGGAGTTGAAATATGGGGAATTAAAATACGCCATTAGCAGTTCCAAGCTTGGCAATTGTTAAGAGTAGGTTTAGCATTGCAAGTCTAGTTattgggaaagaaaattataagGCAAATTTTCAACCACAACCGTATTAGGGATTTCCTAAGTTGGAAGAGAAAAGCACCTCCTTTTTGCCTCTTGGGCAACTAATTGTGGATTTTGATTGGAGCTTTTAGAGCTCAGTGACGAGTACCATTCATGACGGAGTAGATATATATTTGTGGAGTATTTACACAATATGCAAGTAACTAGGTGATACAGAACAAAGGTCTCTCAAAGGGGTTGTGTGTGGGGAAAAGTAAAAGATAACCAAAAGATGGAATCTAGGAGTCAGCATCAAGCcattatgaaaagaaaaaaaaaaaaaaaaggtaggctTTTGCGCCTAGGGTTGCTTGGAGTAAGCACCAAGCAgtgaaaaaaagatagaaaccTAGGCATCAACACGTGGGTTCCCTAGAGTTAGCAACATGGATTGGAGAAGATTGAAACTTAAGGTTGCCTGGAATCCAATCATTGGGTGAAAATTCcaacataattttattattctatGGTCAAGCATCAACAATTGTGAATTTTACAGACATAGGGTTCCTAAATTACATCGAcgatggaaagaaaataaatttcataatgagATTACATCAGatatggaaataaaaataaaatccctcTAATACTATTAATCAATGTCAATCAACATAATCTCGATCAATAAAATCCAATGAAATCAATCAGCATCAATAGGTCCAATCTGCTGTCTGCACCAACTCTCCTGAGGTGGGAGAAACTCAACTCTATCATGTATAGCTCCTGGAGGCATGCTTGAACACCTAGGCAATATAAACATGGGCCAACACATGTCACAAATGTGCTGAACCACATGTAAACAAATGTGATTACCTGTTGAGGTTTAGATGCGTTAACTGCAGACATGTTAGATGCTTCTGTTGGTGCCAATAAAACaatgatgataattttttttttttggaatttgattATTTGGTTACAAAGAAATACAACTTCTTTAGGCCCTATGTTATGATGAGAATTCTTATGTATATAAAACAAGTTATACCACCTACTCTGAAACTTCCAGTTATTATCAATATTGGAGAAGGCTCATATATTTGCATCTCAAGTCATCTCTACTTGTCATTTAGGCATGATAGCGCTTGAGGAAATGTGATGACGCAATAGAGAACATAATGAGGCAATTCCAAGGGCTTTGCTAGATTGCAGTTGCCCTATGTTACCTTGCTAGAGTTAGTTGACTTATTTCTTAATTCTAATCTTGTTAGATGACAATTCATGCAGGTAACTTCTTGTTTAGTAGTTTAGCATTGTAGGATTGGAAGATGTATTACTTTAGTCGATGCCTGTGGTCCAAGTTGCATCTCTAGAACATAAGTCATTGCTTCATGAGTTAATTGccaagaaaagaataaaaataatgtgTCTCTATAGAAATATCTTGTTGGAGTTGAAACTGGTAGTGGAAATTCGTACTCTAAGGTTTTGATAGAATACAGAAAACGCAAACCGCTGATTTGGGTCATCTCCCTGCCTTTCATTACTAATCCTTGCTCTTACTCAAAGATTAAACCGCCTTCTCTTTTTGTGGACAGCCAAGGAGATCTCAGTTGGATGCAGCTATCTTTTTAAATATCTATTATATTAATGTCAATTATAATTGACTGCAGTGAGTAGTTGGATATGTGTGTGTTTCACCATTTTTGACTTCTGAGTCATTGTATCCTTCCCAATAGGCCATTTAGTTTATCATCTTGATTTGATTGTCTATGCAGATTTGTGAATGGATGACATTACAGCAAGATATCAGGCTGCAAACAGGTGACTATGCAGTCCACTTGGACTTGATTGCAAAAGTCCGTGGTGTAAATAGTGCAGAAAAATTCTTTGAGGATCTTCCTGATAAAATGACAGGCCATCTTGTGTGTTCAGCTCTTCTCCATGTCTATGTCCAAAACAAGTTGTCTGCCAAAGCTGAAGCTCTGATGGAGAAAATGACCGAATGCGGTTTCTTGAAGAATTCCCTTCCTTACAACCACATGCTTTCTCTGTATATCTCAAATGGGCAGCTAGAGAAGGTCCCAGGAGTGATTCATAAACTAAAGAAGAACACTTTACCCGATGTTATTACCTACAATCTATGGTTAACAGCTTGTGCTTCCCAAAATGATGTTGAAACTGCAGAAAAAGTTTTCCTTGAGCTAAAGAAGGAAAATATAGTTCCAGATTGGGTTACATATAGTGCACTAACCAACTTGTACATAAAAAAAGCACTCCCTGAAAAAGCATCATATACTTTGAAACAGATGGAGAAAAATGCTTTTCGGAAAAATCGAGCTGCCTATTCTTCTCTCTTAAGTTTGCATACAAACATGGGGGATAAGGATGAAGTTCATCGAATATGGAAGAAGATGATATCATTATATCGTAAAATGAGCGATGCTGAGTATACTTGCATGTTATCTTCACTAGTGAAACTTGGGGAGTTTGAAGAAGCTGAGAGTCTCTATTGTGAGTGGGAAACAGTTTCTGGGACTGGTGATGCTAGGGTTTCAAATATACTTCTTGCAGCCTACATCAACCGGAACCAGATGGAAATGGCtgaaaatttttacaatcaAATGGTAGAAAAAGGAATCACTCCTTCTTACACTACTTGGGAGCTTCTTACATGGGGTTATTTAAATCAGAAACAGATGGAAAAGGTTTTAGACTATTTTACCAAAGCTGTTGGTAGTGTGAAAAAATGGAATCCTGATGAAAGGTTGGTTGGAGAAGTGTTTAAGAAATTTGAGGAGCAAGGCAATGTTGAAGGGGCAGAGAAAATATTGGTCATTCTAAGGAAAGCTGGCCATTTGAATACTGAGGTATATAATTCCCTACTACGAACTTATGCTAAAGCTGGCAAAATGCCACTTATAGTAGCAGAACGGATGGAGAAGGATAAGGTTCAGTTGAATGAGGAGACTCATGAGCTCATAAAATTAACCAGTAAAATGTGTGTCAGTGAAGCTTCTATCACTTATTCTTAAGTAGAATGTCAAtggaggaaaatttttttgagataagaaGGGTTTCCAAAACTAAGCCTTCCAGGCGAGTTGGTGGTTGGTTTAGGACATTCATACACGATGACATCTCCACCCTAGTGTCTATGACTGTCTTACCATTCCAAAGACATTGGAAAAACATGTTAGAATGTGCTGTAGTATGGCAATGTTAATGTATGCTATATCAGCTGCcttcaatttcaatggaccAATTTGTTCAGTTAATTTCTCATGACTAGataaaattatatcaaaacAGCAGGTTTTGTAGCATGAGTGAGCTAAAGGTTTTGTATGCTTTTGATATCTAGataaaattatatcaaaacAGCAGGTTTTGTACCATGAGTGAGCTAAAGGTTTTGTATACTTTTGATATTTGCTCATTTAATACAGGGATGCAAGATCTTCCTTGACCCGGAACCCATCTAGAAAGCAAATTTTGTTGGCCTAAATGGTTTGAATATGAAGTTTGGTCAACCAATATGAACTTCGTTTCTATTCAACTTTCCAAAATGATTTACATATTACGTTATGTAAAAGATTGTAAGAATATTTTAGTGTTGGCCTACTACTAATCTGGTTAAATTTTGGCAGGTTATGAAGCCAATCATTACCAAATTTAGTAATATAATTCGATCCAAAGAATTTGATTCATTAGTCATTACCAGCTCCACCCAATAGCTGTCAAACGGATTGATGATCAAAAGGGGCTCAGTTAAATATGGTGAGTCACATAATTTTATGTTGATTAGAGTACCAAACAAATTAAACACATTCAATATGGAttagttaaaataaaacaaaaaagttctCAAACCAATCCCCTAATGACATGCCTTCAACTCAAATCATCTCTAATCTCATAAGTCAGAATTTCAGaatgtgaaaattttagatGTAGCAGATAAAGGAACCCACTTTGTTAAACCAAACTTTTCAAAGAATGTATGGAAAGTTGGTGCGGTGGGTAAGAAGAAGCAATACAGTTTTATAGCTTAGAAAAAGTGTTCTCATAAGTGTCATCATTTGTACCAATCCAATTAATTCATTTGATGAAAAAaccaatataataaatttgtgatGTCAATAATGAGTTCGCATGAAAGTGATATTATTCCAATCACAACTTGTGATATTaactaattataaaaaaaatcttactgCATAGCATATTTAGcattgttaaaaattatattatgtaaaaaatatattaaaaaaaggaaaagaaaaattgagaataaacaAAAGGTTAATAGAGCTAGAAGCTAGATCCTCATCAAGTGAAGAATAAACACAACCCTGCAACAACCAAAGAGAGAGGGGTttacccaacccaacccaacccaccccCACGTATACATCCAtgttttattactattattttcttatattacaAAAAACCGAAATGGAAACCAAACATTACGCGTAAAAGAAGCGCGTGGTTATTTTTGTCACACCGAAGCTAAACATAtggatatgattttttttctccacgTAAAAACATTATATAGTGTTATTGTAGTTATGTAACAGGTTAGAAGTTGGAGCTTAAAagcctctctctcactcatttCCAGAACAAGAAACCAGAAAGGAACTactacatatacatatacataataAGCCCCTCTCTATCTCTTTCACTTTCtatccctttctttctttctttatttctttctctaatggctGCTGAGGATGTTTGTGAGGTTGGTTTTGAAGAAGGAATGTTGTGGTTACCTTCCCATGTCCTAGATGAGGCTTGTGACACAAAGGTACGTGTTTTATTATTACATGGTAGTTGCTTTTCTTGGTTTATTGTTTGTGAAGTTGTATGAACGTTGCACtcgttttttaatttcttggttCTCCATGAGTTTACCTCTACTTTGAatgcaattttgtttgttgattTAAATTCTTCgtgtttgatttctttttttaggtgAATATGAGGCtgcaacaacaacagcaacaccaccaactccaccaccaacaacaacaacttcaTCATCGTAAATTGCCCAAAGAGTCACTCCCGCAGGTACTTCTTCtatgtttctctttctctctctagctAGCGGAGGGAGAGAATTTTGTTCTTGTTAATGTTGGTGTTGTTCTTGTTACTTAAGACCAGCAAGGAAATTGGGTTAAGACTTAAGAATATGGTTTGCTAGCTaggattttattgttttaaattttgaagattttttatCTGATTACTGAGGTTATAGATAGGCAATGTAGTAGATGCATACTTGTAACACAGTGATCATCCACATCCACCTAACAGACTTTCATTTGAAGCTCAGCGTTGCATAAATTGATGTAGGAGAGATGTGGCTATTTGaactgaagaaaaagaaagaaaattactaAACACGACTGaagaatgaaaaacaattttatgaatttcttcttttatttatttattttttcccacCCTTTtggaagcaaaaaaaaaagggtctttTTGAATGATGCAAATTTATGaagaatattaattaatttatttttttccaacgAGTCTAATCTAGTGGGAAATAATTATTCCCTTTGACGATATTAAGAGAAATCAGGGAAATTTATGGCCTTAAAAGGGAATTTTTGTTGAGATTGTAGGgctagaaaaaaattaatataaatatcgtatcattattatttttttggagacaaaaaaaatctttctaaCTTTGGCAGCTCATTTGGTGACACTATAACACGTTTTCCTTGGGAGAATTAAGTTGCCTtactatttttgaaataaatctTGCAACTGTCAATTTATTTTGGGATTAAATTTATTGTAGGCTATTTATCGGTAATTTAATTGCTGAAACTTGATTCAATTCAAACAGTCAAACTGTAAccctaataagtaataacatttttatttttatttttatgggaagTATTaataggggtgtcaattcgggttagcgtgttgggtttgtgtcgtgtcgaggtaggggtattcgactaaatggctcaaccctaacccgacccatttaataatcatgtcatgatccttcaaccctaacccaaccTGTTAATAAAGCaagttgacctgacccaacccatttgacacatttaataaacgagtcgtgtaGGATTGACAagaatgtaacacaacccaattcaacctgcataatattaaatataacatccatctagaaataattttttttacatcccaaaaagcagtgcatacacttcaaagtcttcaacccacattcaaaataatatagttcaacaaaaatataacattcatctagaaataaattctttacactccaaaagaagtacATACACTTtaatccaaattcaaaataacaaaatttaacaaaaataaaataatatagttcaacaaaaatataatatccttggaactcgccaaatgctaagtatcaatattgaaagaatttgagcaaacagtAAACTAATCTAactatgaccacgattatcatccatagattctttgttgatgttcaaattcataacatcttccacaagctcatccaatttcatttatGCAAGTTTtatgccccaaaaaaaaaaaaaaagtat
The sequence above is drawn from the Quercus lobata isolate SW786 chromosome 12, ValleyOak3.0 Primary Assembly, whole genome shotgun sequence genome and encodes:
- the LOC115972041 gene encoding pentatricopeptide repeat-containing protein At4g02820, mitochondrial, which produces MLLRSIRFRATLACAARRFSAQAAAAVAAAVEKKAAAAAAAAASTKSSGDGRDTLGRRLMSLVYAKRSAVIAIRKWKEEGHTVRKYDLNRIVRQLRKLRRYKHALEICEWMTLQQDIRLQTGDYAVHLDLIAKVRGVNSAEKFFEDLPDKMTGHLVCSALLHVYVQNKLSAKAEALMEKMTECGFLKNSLPYNHMLSLYISNGQLEKVPGVIHKLKKNTLPDVITYNLWLTACASQNDVETAEKVFLELKKENIVPDWVTYSALTNLYIKKALPEKASYTLKQMEKNAFRKNRAAYSSLLSLHTNMGDKDEVHRIWKKMISLYRKMSDAEYTCMLSSLVKLGEFEEAESLYCEWETVSGTGDARVSNILLAAYINRNQMEMAENFYNQMVEKGITPSYTTWELLTWGYLNQKQMEKVLDYFTKAVGSVKKWNPDERLVGEVFKKFEEQGNVEGAEKILVILRKAGHLNTEVYNSLLRTYAKAGKMPLIVAERMEKDKVQLNEETHELIKLTSKMCVSEASITYS